One stretch of Oncorhynchus masou masou isolate Uvic2021 chromosome 9, UVic_Omas_1.1, whole genome shotgun sequence DNA includes these proteins:
- the LOC135545440 gene encoding FAS-associated factor 2-like produces MAAPEEQELSQAQTEKLLQFQDLTGLESTDQCRRTLEQHNWNIEAAVQDRLNEQEGVPSVFNPPPSRPLQVNTADHRVYSYIVSRPQPRGLIGWSYYMIMLPFRLTYYTLLDIFRFALRWVRPDPRGRVTDPVGDVVSFIHSFEEKYGRSHPVFYQGTYSQALNDAKRELRYLLVYLHGEENQDTDQFCRSTLCTEEVLTFLNTRMLFWACSTSRPEGYRVSQALRENTNPFLAIIMLKDRKMTVVGRLEGLIQSEDLLNQLTFIMEANQTYLMSERLEREERNQTQVLRAQQDEAYLESLRADQEKDRRKREEQEKVQAEEEKVRQTVLAEERRKRTLDEEKERKSECLPPEPPADDPDSVKIVFKLPNDTRVERRFLFQQSLTVIYDFLFSLKETPEKFQIVTNFPRGVLPCLPTEEQPNPPSLKEAGLSRSEVLFVQDLTED; encoded by the exons ATGGCGGCGCCAGAGGAGCAGGAATTATCTCAGGCGCAGACCGAAAAACTCCTTCAATTTCAG GACTTGACAGGTTTGGAGTCTACGGACCAATGTCGTCGTACGTTAGAACAACACAATTGGAACATCGAG gctgCGGTGCAGGACAGACTGAATGAGCAGGAAGGAGTTCCTAGTGTGTTTAACCCTCCGCCCTCCAGACCCTTACAGGTCAACACAGCAGACCACAGAGTGTATAGTTATATTGTCTCCAGGCCACAACCCAGA GGATTAATAGGATGGAGTTACTACATGATAATGTTACCTTTCAGATTGACATATTACACACTTCTGGACATATTCAG GTTTGCCCTGCGGTGGGTCAGGCCAGACCCTCGTGGACGAGTCACAGACCCTGTGGGTGACGTGGTCTCCTTCATCCATAGTTTTGAAGAGAAGTACGGTCGATCGCATCCAGTGTTTTACCAGGGGACATATAGCCAG GCATTGAATGATGCCAAACGTGAGCTTCGCTACTTATTAGTTTACCTCcatggagaggagaaccaggaTACAGACCAGTTCTGTCG CTCCACGTTATGTACAGAAGAGGTCCTGACCTTCCTCAACACCAGGATGCTGTTCTGGGCCTGTTCCACCAGCAGGCCTGAGGGATACAGAG TGTCCCAGGCGTTGCGTGAGAACACCAACCCGTTCCTGGCCATTATCATGCTGAAGGACCGTAAGATGACGGTGGTGGGACGTCTGGAGGGGCTCATCCAATCAGAGGACCTCCTCAACCAGCTCACCTTCATCATGGAGGCCAACCAGACCTACCTGATGTCTGAACGCTTGGAACG ggagGAGAGGAACCAGACGCAGGTGTTGCGGGCGCAGCAGGACGAGGCCTACCTGGAGTCGCTGAGAGCCGATCAGGAGAAGGAccggaggaagagggaggagcaggagaaggtcCAGGCGGAGGAGGAGAAGGTCCGGCAGACCGTCCTGGccgaggagaggaggaagagg ACGCTGGACGAAGAGAAGGAGCGCAAGTCAGAATGTCTTCCCCCCGAGCCCCCAGCAGACGACCCCGACAGCGTCAAGATAGTTTTCAAACTGCCGAACGACACCAGAGTAGAGAGGCGGTTCCTCTTCCAGCAGTCTCTGACG gTGATATACGACTTCCTGTTCTCATTGAAGGAGACCCCGGAAAAGTTCCAGATCGTTACCAACTTCCCCCGCGGGGTTCTGCCCTGCCTTCCCACGGAGGAGCAGCCCAACCCTCCCAGCCTGAAAGAGGCCGGCCTCAGCCGTTCCGAGGTCCTCTTTGTTCAGGACCTCACGGAAGATTGA
- the LOC135545444 gene encoding HIG1 domain family member 2A-like, producing MASATTPVVPEQSATTTLLPMLDISKPPVIEGFTPLSRPREETFQEKFMRKSKENPFVPIGCLGTAGALMYGLRAFKQGKTRQSQLLMRGRIFAQGFTVVAIIFGVFTTALKKD from the exons ATGGCTTCTGCCACTACCCCGGTTGTCCCTGAACAGTCAGCGACAACCACACTTTTACCAATGCTCGACATATCCAAGCCCCCCGTTATAGAAGGATTTACACCTCTGTCTCGACCCAGAGAAGAGACGTTTCAGGAGAAGTTTATGAGGAAGTCGAAGGAGAACCCGTTCGTCCCTATAG GTTGTCTCGGTACAGCTGGAGCGTTGATGTACGGTCTCCGAGCCTTCAAACAAGGCAAGACCCGGCAGTCCCAGCTCCTGATGAGAGGACGTATCTTCGCACAAGGCTTCACTGTAGTCGCTATCATCTTCGGCGTGTTCACCACCGCACTGAAGAAAGACTGA